A single genomic interval of Saccharothrix saharensis harbors:
- a CDS encoding tetratricopeptide repeat protein translates to MGAVEAAPAVAEESVTADAEDDAVEADADEADEAEAAEAEADVEAEGEEPAVAVGEGDGDERVFVRARTPELPEDADISILDPEVKQELRGLPKGLAEIVGRHLAAAGMLIDSEPESALEHARYARSKAARVAVVREAAGLAAYHAGEWAEALSELRAARRMSHGTGHLAVMADCERALGRPERAIELAREAQGAALSPDEAVELRIVAAGARRDMGQLDAAVVALQGDDLDEKRRDPWSARLFYAYADNLEAAGRTEEAVKWFLNAAQADDDNETDAAERAFDLSPQD, encoded by the coding sequence GTGGGAGCCGTCGAGGCTGCGCCCGCGGTCGCCGAGGAGTCGGTGACGGCTGACGCCGAGGACGACGCGGTCGAAGCTGACGCGGACGAAGCTGACGAAGCAGAGGCCGCGGAAGCAGAGGCGGACGTGGAGGCAGAGGGCGAGGAGCCCGCGGTCGCGGTCGGTGAGGGGGATGGCGACGAGCGCGTGTTCGTTCGGGCGCGCACGCCGGAGCTGCCCGAGGACGCCGACATCTCCATCCTCGACCCCGAGGTGAAGCAGGAGCTGCGCGGGCTGCCCAAGGGGCTGGCGGAGATCGTCGGCCGGCACCTGGCGGCGGCGGGCATGCTGATCGACAGCGAGCCGGAGTCGGCGCTGGAGCACGCGCGGTACGCGCGGTCGAAGGCGGCGCGGGTCGCGGTGGTCCGGGAGGCGGCCGGGTTGGCCGCCTACCACGCCGGTGAGTGGGCCGAGGCGTTGTCCGAGCTGCGGGCCGCGCGGCGCATGTCGCACGGCACCGGGCACCTCGCGGTGATGGCCGACTGCGAGCGGGCGCTGGGGCGCCCCGAGCGGGCCATCGAGCTGGCGAGGGAGGCGCAGGGCGCGGCGCTGTCCCCCGACGAGGCGGTGGAGCTGCGGATCGTCGCGGCCGGCGCCCGGCGGGACATGGGGCAGCTGGACGCGGCCGTGGTGGCGTTGCAGGGTGACGACCTGGACGAGAAGCGGCGCGACCCGTGGAGCGCGCGGCTGTTCTACGCCTACGCCGACAACCTGGAGGCCGCCGGGCGCACCGAGGAAGCCGTGAAGTGGTTCCTCAACGCCGCCCAGGCCGACGACGACAACGAGACCGACGCCGCCGAGCGCGCGTTCGACCTCAGCCCGCAGGACTGA
- a CDS encoding HAD-IIA family hydrolase: MLLDRYDALLLDLDGTVYRGREAVPGAVEAVAAARARGTAIRFVTNNASRSPETVAEHLTELGFTAALDEVSTSAQAGAAMLLDLVPQGEHVLVLGTDALAEQVRLRGYRPTRDAEHARAVVQGLSQDLGWRELAEACVAIRQGGAHWIACNVDATLPTERGLLPGNGSLVAALRTATGVEPLVAGKPATPLLEQAAKSAGAQRPLVVGDRLDTDIAGAVNAGMDSLLVLTGVSTRAEADELPEDRRPTYVAADLSVLHRLP; this comes from the coding sequence GTGCTGCTGGACCGCTACGACGCCCTGCTGCTGGACCTCGACGGCACGGTCTACCGGGGCCGGGAGGCCGTGCCCGGTGCCGTCGAGGCGGTCGCGGCCGCCCGCGCGCGCGGCACGGCCATCCGGTTCGTCACGAACAACGCGTCCCGCTCGCCGGAGACGGTGGCCGAGCACCTGACCGAGCTGGGGTTCACCGCCGCGCTGGACGAGGTCAGCACGAGCGCCCAGGCGGGCGCGGCGATGCTGCTGGACCTGGTGCCGCAAGGCGAGCACGTGCTGGTCCTCGGCACGGACGCGCTGGCCGAGCAGGTGCGGCTGCGCGGCTACCGGCCGACGCGTGACGCCGAGCACGCCCGAGCGGTCGTCCAGGGCCTGTCCCAGGACCTGGGGTGGCGTGAGCTGGCCGAGGCGTGCGTGGCGATCCGCCAGGGCGGCGCGCACTGGATCGCCTGCAACGTCGACGCCACGCTGCCCACCGAACGCGGCCTGCTGCCCGGGAACGGTTCGCTCGTCGCCGCGCTGCGGACGGCGACCGGCGTGGAACCGCTGGTCGCGGGCAAGCCGGCCACGCCGTTGCTGGAGCAGGCGGCGAAGTCGGCCGGCGCGCAACGGCCGCTGGTCGTGGGCGACCGGCTGGACACCGACATCGCGGGCGCGGTCAACGCGGGCATGGACTCGCTGCTGGTGCTCACCGGCGTGTCCACCCGAGCGGAGGCGGACGAGCTGCCCGAGGACCGCCGGCCGACCTACGTGGCTGCCGACCTGTCGGTGCTGCATCGGCTACCTTGA
- a CDS encoding TlyA family RNA methyltransferase, whose protein sequence is MPRRARLDAELVRRGMARSREHASQLVAEGRVTVRGTVATKPATAVELDTALVVRDTDDPNYASRGAHKLVGALEAFAGVAVEGRRCLDAGASTGGFTDVLLRAGARQVVAADVGRGLLDWRLRTDDRVVVKDKTNVRSLTPEDIGGPVELVVADLSFISLRLVLPALAACLDEEGDLLPMVKPQFEVGKERLGSGGVVRDPELRAEAVLDVVASAAGLGLRLRGVTASPLPGPSGNVEFFVWLRRGEPLDAADATALVRAAVAEGPQ, encoded by the coding sequence GTGCCGCGCAGGGCTCGGCTGGACGCCGAACTGGTCCGCCGCGGGATGGCCAGGTCACGGGAGCACGCGAGCCAACTCGTCGCCGAGGGCCGGGTGACCGTGCGCGGCACCGTGGCGACGAAACCCGCCACCGCCGTCGAGCTGGACACCGCGCTGGTGGTCCGCGACACCGACGACCCGAACTACGCCTCGCGGGGTGCCCACAAGCTCGTCGGCGCGCTGGAGGCGTTCGCCGGGGTCGCCGTCGAGGGCAGGCGGTGCCTGGACGCGGGCGCGTCCACCGGCGGGTTCACCGACGTGCTGCTGCGCGCGGGCGCGCGGCAGGTCGTCGCGGCCGACGTCGGCCGGGGGCTGCTGGACTGGCGGTTGCGCACCGACGACCGGGTCGTGGTCAAGGACAAGACGAACGTGCGGTCCCTGACGCCCGAAGACATCGGCGGCCCGGTTGAACTGGTGGTGGCCGACCTGTCGTTCATCTCGTTGAGGCTGGTGCTGCCGGCGCTGGCCGCGTGCCTCGACGAGGAGGGCGACTTGCTGCCGATGGTGAAACCCCAGTTCGAGGTCGGGAAGGAACGCCTCGGGTCGGGCGGCGTGGTGCGCGACCCGGAGCTGCGGGCCGAGGCGGTGCTGGACGTGGTCGCGTCCGCCGCCGGGCTGGGGTTGCGGCTGCGCGGCGTCACCGCGAGCCCGCTGCCCGGTCCGTCGGGCAACGTCGAGTTCTTCGTCTGGCTGCGCCGGGGTGAGCCCCTGGACGCGGCGGACGCCACCGCGCTCGTGCGCGCCGCCGTAGCGGAAGGACCGCAGTGA
- a CDS encoding NAD kinase, producing the protein MTREILLVVHTGRRSNVLVAQEVAARFAAGGVKLRVLEDEAPDLDPSCFAQAVPADEKAAEGTELVFVLGGDGTLLRAAELAREAGVPVLGVNLGRVGFLAEADSDALYEAITHVVDRDYDVEERMTLDITASVDGEVLEGTWALNEASVEKSTRERILDVVVEVDGRPVSAFGCDGVLVATPTGSTAYAFSAGGPVVWPDVQALLVVPSNAHALFARPLVVSPASVVALEVDPEGHPAVLCADGRRTVNLPPGARVEVVGGSTPLRLVRLRPGPFTDRLVEKFELPVQGWRGPSAK; encoded by the coding sequence GTGACGAGGGAGATCCTGCTGGTCGTCCACACCGGACGGCGCAGCAACGTGCTGGTGGCGCAGGAGGTCGCGGCGCGGTTCGCGGCGGGCGGGGTGAAGCTGCGGGTGCTGGAGGACGAGGCGCCCGACCTGGACCCGTCGTGCTTCGCGCAGGCCGTGCCGGCCGACGAGAAGGCCGCGGAGGGCACCGAGCTGGTGTTCGTGCTCGGCGGTGACGGCACGCTGCTGCGCGCGGCCGAGCTGGCGCGCGAGGCGGGCGTGCCGGTGCTCGGGGTGAACCTGGGTCGGGTCGGGTTCCTGGCCGAGGCGGACTCCGACGCGCTCTACGAGGCGATCACGCACGTCGTCGACCGGGACTACGACGTCGAGGAGCGGATGACGCTCGACATCACCGCGTCGGTCGACGGCGAGGTGCTGGAGGGCACGTGGGCGCTCAACGAGGCCAGCGTGGAGAAGAGCACCCGGGAACGCATCCTGGACGTCGTGGTGGAGGTGGACGGGCGGCCGGTCTCGGCGTTCGGCTGCGACGGCGTGCTGGTGGCGACCCCGACCGGGTCGACGGCGTACGCGTTCTCCGCGGGCGGGCCGGTGGTGTGGCCGGACGTGCAGGCGCTGCTGGTGGTGCCGAGCAACGCGCACGCGCTGTTCGCGCGGCCCCTGGTGGTGTCGCCCGCGTCGGTGGTGGCGCTGGAGGTCGACCCGGAGGGGCATCCGGCGGTGCTGTGCGCGGACGGTCGCCGCACGGTGAACCTGCCGCCGGGCGCGCGGGTCGAGGTGGTCGGCGGCAGCACGCCGTTGCGGCTGGTCCGGTTGCGGCCCGGTCCGTTCACCGACCGGCTGGTGGAGAAGTTCGAGCTGCCCGTGCAGGGGTGGCGCGGTCCTTCGGCCAAGTGA
- the recN gene encoding DNA repair protein RecN, with the protein MLAEMRIQGLGVIDEATLELDAGFTVVTGETGAGKTMVVTGLHLLGGGRAEASRVRNGADKAVVEGRFVAPAGSPAAKVAEEVGGEPDDDGSVIAIRTVGADGRSRAHLGGRSVPVGVLSELAEQLLAVHGQNDQLRLLRPAEQRSVLDRFAGDEVAEPLRAYRKVRDEWLRVATELAERTARSHELAREADMLRHGLAEITAVDPKPGEDEELVAEARRLADADQLREAASGAQYAVSGSPDGDPDVPGALGLIGEARRRLTASDDPKLRDLEPRLVEAETLLADVGAEIASYLEHLDADPARLEQVLARQAELKSLTRKYAADVDGVIAWAQDASSRLSGLDTSDEALAALAARRDELAAELATYARQVTAERVAAAEELGRAVSDELTGLAMPHATVEVAVRPRVAEQGDPQALQVGGQSLHAGASGVDDVELRLIAHPGAPALPVHKGASGGELSRVMLALEVVLSHSDPVPTLVFDEVDAGVGGRAAVEVGRRLARLARSHQVIVVTHLPQVAAFADRHLVVDKTADGVLTRSGVRKLDESQRVVELARMLAGMDSTDTGRAHAEELLAAAKADKDAVPVVRRKAKKK; encoded by the coding sequence GTGCTGGCCGAGATGCGCATCCAGGGCCTCGGTGTGATCGACGAGGCCACCCTTGAGCTCGATGCCGGTTTCACCGTGGTGACGGGCGAGACCGGCGCGGGCAAGACCATGGTCGTCACCGGGCTCCACCTGCTGGGCGGTGGCCGGGCCGAGGCGTCCCGCGTGCGCAACGGCGCGGACAAGGCGGTGGTCGAGGGGCGGTTCGTCGCGCCCGCGGGCAGCCCGGCGGCGAAGGTCGCCGAGGAGGTCGGGGGCGAGCCCGACGACGACGGCAGCGTGATCGCGATCCGCACCGTCGGCGCCGACGGCCGGTCCCGGGCCCACCTGGGCGGCCGGTCCGTGCCGGTCGGCGTGCTGTCCGAGCTGGCCGAGCAGTTGCTGGCGGTGCACGGGCAGAACGACCAGCTGCGGCTGCTGCGGCCCGCCGAGCAGCGGTCGGTGCTCGACCGGTTCGCCGGTGACGAGGTCGCCGAGCCGTTGCGCGCGTACCGGAAGGTGCGCGACGAGTGGCTGCGGGTGGCGACCGAGCTGGCCGAGCGCACTGCGCGGTCGCACGAGCTGGCGCGCGAGGCCGACATGCTGCGGCACGGGCTGGCCGAGATCACCGCGGTCGACCCGAAGCCGGGCGAGGACGAGGAGCTGGTCGCCGAGGCGCGCCGGCTCGCCGACGCCGACCAGTTGCGGGAGGCCGCGTCGGGCGCGCAGTACGCGGTGTCGGGTTCGCCCGACGGCGATCCGGACGTGCCGGGCGCGCTGGGGCTGATCGGGGAGGCGCGGCGCAGGCTGACCGCGTCGGACGACCCGAAGCTGCGCGACCTGGAGCCCCGGCTGGTGGAGGCGGAGACGCTGCTGGCCGACGTGGGCGCGGAGATCGCGTCGTACCTGGAGCACCTGGACGCCGACCCGGCGCGGCTGGAGCAGGTGCTGGCCCGCCAGGCCGAGCTGAAGTCGTTGACCCGCAAGTACGCCGCCGACGTGGACGGCGTGATCGCGTGGGCGCAGGACGCGTCGTCGCGGCTGTCCGGGCTCGACACGTCCGACGAGGCGTTGGCGGCGCTGGCGGCGCGGCGCGACGAGCTGGCCGCGGAACTGGCCACGTACGCGCGGCAGGTGACCGCCGAGCGGGTCGCGGCGGCCGAGGAGCTGGGTCGGGCGGTGTCCGACGAGCTGACCGGCCTGGCCATGCCGCACGCCACGGTGGAGGTCGCGGTGCGGCCCCGGGTCGCGGAGCAGGGCGACCCGCAGGCGTTGCAGGTCGGCGGGCAGTCGCTGCACGCGGGTGCGAGCGGTGTGGACGACGTGGAGCTGCGGCTGATCGCGCACCCCGGCGCGCCCGCGCTGCCGGTGCACAAGGGCGCGTCCGGCGGTGAGCTGTCGCGGGTGATGCTGGCGCTGGAGGTCGTGCTGTCGCACTCCGACCCGGTGCCCACGCTGGTGTTCGACGAGGTCGACGCCGGTGTCGGCGGCCGGGCGGCGGTCGAGGTGGGCCGCAGGCTGGCGAGGTTGGCGCGCAGCCACCAGGTCATCGTGGTCACGCACCTGCCGCAGGTGGCCGCGTTCGCCGACCGGCACCTGGTGGTGGACAAGACCGCGGACGGCGTGCTGACCCGCAGCGGTGTGCGGAAGCTGGACGAGTCGCAGCGCGTGGTGGAGCTGGCGCGGATGCTCGCGGGCATGGACTCCACCGACACGGGTCGCGCGCACGCCGAGGAGCTGCTGGCGGCGGCGAAGGCCGACAAGGACGCCGTGCCCGTGGTGCGGCGCAAGGCGAAGAAGAAGTGA
- the steA gene encoding putative cytokinetic ring protein SteA, translating into MKLSGLLGRTHQELPGVTGVARVDRRSGDLLRRLSPGDVAVLDHVDLDRRTAEALVHAEVAGVVNASPSISGRFPNLGPELLVEAGVPLVDGVGTAVLREIKDGTELRLHDGGVFVGGKEVARGVEQTAESIADSMIEAKAGMAAQLEAFSANTIEFLRRERALLLDGVGVPELFVPIRDRQVLVVAGGPRHAEELRKLRRYIREHRPVLIGVDAGADTLHDAGFAPDVIVGDPDAIGTETLRSGSEVVVPAQVDGHAPGLERIQDLGIGAVTFPATGNSEDLALLLAEAHGATLVVTVGLQAGLREFLDRGNAGSTPSTFLTRLKLGNKLVDGHAVATLHRGRVSTGLVVLLVLAAVAAMVAALAVSGVAHAHVDLVADAFRSVVDWFRGLFG; encoded by the coding sequence ATGAAGCTCTCCGGGCTGCTCGGCCGCACGCACCAGGAACTGCCAGGCGTCACCGGTGTGGCGCGGGTCGATCGCCGCTCCGGCGACCTGCTGCGCCGGCTGAGTCCCGGTGACGTCGCGGTCCTCGACCACGTCGACCTCGACCGCCGCACCGCCGAAGCCCTGGTGCACGCCGAGGTGGCGGGGGTGGTCAACGCCTCGCCGTCCATCTCCGGCCGGTTCCCCAACCTCGGCCCGGAGCTGCTGGTGGAGGCGGGCGTACCGCTGGTCGACGGCGTCGGCACGGCGGTGCTGCGCGAGATCAAGGACGGCACCGAGCTGCGGCTGCACGACGGCGGCGTGTTCGTCGGCGGGAAGGAGGTCGCGCGCGGCGTCGAGCAGACCGCCGAGTCGATCGCCGACTCGATGATCGAGGCCAAGGCGGGCATGGCCGCGCAACTGGAGGCGTTCTCCGCGAACACCATCGAGTTCCTGCGCCGGGAACGGGCACTGCTGCTCGACGGCGTCGGCGTGCCCGAGCTGTTCGTGCCCATCCGCGACCGGCAGGTGCTGGTCGTCGCGGGCGGCCCCCGCCACGCCGAGGAGCTGCGCAAGCTGCGCAGGTACATCCGCGAGCACCGGCCCGTGCTGATCGGCGTGGACGCGGGCGCGGACACCCTGCACGACGCCGGGTTCGCCCCGGACGTCATCGTCGGCGACCCGGACGCCATCGGCACCGAGACGCTGCGGTCGGGCTCGGAGGTCGTGGTGCCCGCGCAGGTCGACGGCCACGCGCCGGGCCTGGAACGCATCCAGGACCTCGGCATCGGCGCGGTGACGTTCCCCGCCACCGGCAACTCCGAGGACCTGGCGCTGCTGCTGGCCGAGGCGCACGGCGCGACCCTGGTGGTGACCGTGGGGCTGCAGGCGGGCCTGCGGGAGTTCCTGGACCGGGGCAACGCGGGGTCGACCCCGTCGACGTTCCTGACCCGGCTCAAGCTCGGCAACAAGCTCGTGGACGGCCACGCCGTCGCCACCCTGCACCGCGGCCGCGTGTCGACCGGCCTGGTCGTGCTGCTGGTGCTGGCCGCCGTGGCGGCGATGGTGGCCGCGCTCGCGGTGTCGGGCGTCGCCCACGCCCACGTCGACCTGGTGGCCGACGCGTTCCGCTCCGTCGTCGACTGGTTCAGGGGGTTGTTCGGGTGA
- a CDS encoding copper transporter, with amino-acid sequence MISMRYHVVSITAVFLALAVGVVLGSTAISGRLLSGLADDNGSLGREVTALRVERDGLDARLADADRFAGTVGPLAVREQLADRTVVLITTADTRPGDRDGLVELLRAAGAKVTGEVQLADSFTDPGKADQVLDLVARLQPAGTRLPTGADPGTRAGGLFGSVLLLDQATNQPRATPDEAAAALGGLASSGFVKAGQVPQPAHLAVVLTGGAVAGDAAADRAAVVARFATQLDRSGAGVVLAGGTGAADGTGAVGVARADTAATSVLSTVDHADTAAGRVVVVLALREQVEGRAGRYGVAGNAEGPAPGMAG; translated from the coding sequence GTGATCTCGATGCGCTACCACGTCGTCTCCATCACCGCGGTGTTCCTGGCGCTCGCCGTCGGGGTGGTGCTCGGCTCGACCGCGATCAGCGGCCGGCTGCTGTCCGGGCTCGCCGACGACAACGGCTCGCTGGGCCGGGAGGTCACCGCGCTGCGGGTCGAGCGCGACGGCCTGGACGCCCGGCTCGCCGACGCCGACCGGTTCGCCGGCACCGTAGGCCCGCTCGCCGTGCGGGAGCAGCTCGCCGACCGGACCGTCGTGCTCATCACCACCGCCGACACCCGGCCGGGCGACCGGGACGGGCTGGTCGAGCTGCTGCGCGCGGCGGGCGCGAAGGTCACCGGCGAAGTGCAGCTCGCCGACTCGTTCACCGACCCGGGCAAGGCCGACCAGGTGCTCGACCTGGTCGCCCGGCTCCAGCCCGCGGGCACCCGGCTGCCCACCGGCGCCGACCCCGGCACCCGGGCGGGCGGCCTGTTCGGCTCGGTGCTGCTGCTCGACCAGGCCACCAACCAGCCGCGGGCCACGCCGGACGAGGCGGCGGCGGCGCTGGGCGGGCTGGCCAGCTCCGGGTTCGTCAAGGCGGGCCAGGTGCCGCAACCCGCGCACCTGGCCGTCGTGCTCACCGGCGGTGCGGTCGCGGGCGACGCGGCGGCCGACCGGGCGGCGGTCGTGGCGCGGTTCGCCACCCAGCTCGACCGGTCCGGCGCGGGCGTGGTGCTGGCGGGCGGGACCGGGGCGGCCGACGGCACCGGCGCGGTCGGCGTCGCGCGGGCCGACACGGCGGCCACGTCCGTGCTGTCCACCGTCGACCACGCGGACACGGCGGCCGGGCGCGTGGTCGTGGTGCTCGCGCTGCGTGAGCAGGTGGAGGGCAGGGCGGGCCGGTACGGGGTCGCGGGCAACGCCGAAGGTCCCGCGCCCGGGATGGCGGGCTGA